One Candidatus Dormiibacterota bacterium DNA segment encodes these proteins:
- the rpsF gene encoding 30S ribosomal protein S6, protein MKTYELVVLLHPDLEIDVDAPVAKIEKQIDSVSGKIIKRDNWGKRRLSYRVKKQNFAIYIYFEVNLEADKIRSLESALRITEEVLRFLIVKHEEKKEPEKSEVKSEETKETKDTKEIKEKAPAGAKEGKE, encoded by the coding sequence TTGAAGACATACGAACTGGTAGTGCTTTTACATCCGGATTTAGAGATAGATGTAGATGCACCAGTAGCCAAAATAGAAAAGCAGATTGATTCTGTCAGCGGCAAAATTATTAAGCGTGACAATTGGGGCAAGCGCCGATTGTCTTACCGTGTTAAAAAGCAGAATTTTGCCATCTATATTTACTTTGAGGTTAATCTAGAAGCCGATAAAATCCGCTCTTTGGAATCGGCGCTGCGCATTACCGAAGAAGTGTTGCGGTTTTTGATTGTTAAGCATGAAGAAAAGAAAGAACCGGAAAAATCAGAAGTAAAATCCGAAGAAACCAAGGAAACTAAAGATACTAAAGAGATTAAAGAAAAAGCGCCTGCAGGGGCCAAGGAAGGAAAAGAATAA
- the ssb gene encoding single-stranded DNA-binding protein codes for MAKSFNQAIVMGNLTRDPELRTTPSGQSVASFAVATNRSWVDASGDRREAVEYHEIVAWGKLGELADQYLSKGRKVLVVGRLQTQSWEKDGVKRQRTEIVASDINFLDRPGEAAGGSSDFSQEIPEPAAAKDEKKPKAKDKDVVIEDLGDDAVNLDEIPF; via the coding sequence ATGGCTAAGAGTTTTAATCAAGCGATAGTAATGGGCAACTTGACTCGCGATCCGGAGCTAAGAACCACGCCTAGCGGTCAGTCTGTGGCTTCTTTTGCCGTGGCTACAAACCGCAGTTGGGTAGATGCCAGCGGCGATCGCAGGGAGGCTGTGGAGTACCACGAGATAGTGGCTTGGGGTAAGCTGGGCGAACTGGCCGACCAATACCTGTCAAAAGGCCGCAAAGTGTTGGTTGTGGGCCGTCTGCAAACCCAAAGCTGGGAGAAAGATGGTGTTAAGCGCCAGCGCACCGAAATAGTAGCCTCAGATATAAACTTCCTGGATCGCCCAGGTGAGGCAGCCGGCGGCAGCAGCGATTTCAGCCAAGAAATTCCCGAGCCTGCGGCAGCCAAAGACGAAAAGAAGCCCAAGGCTAAAGACAAAGATGTGGTAATTGAAGACCTAGGGGATGACGCGGTTAATTTAGATGAAATTCCATTTTAA
- the rpsR gene encoding 30S ribosomal protein S18, which produces MANFYSKKVCRFCAEKSEEIDYKDVKLLQRYLNSYGKIESRKRTGTCLKHQRRVVVALKRARHLALLPFVVK; this is translated from the coding sequence ATGGCTAATTTTTATAGTAAAAAAGTCTGCCGGTTCTGCGCTGAAAAAAGCGAAGAAATCGACTACAAAGACGTCAAGCTGCTGCAGCGATACTTAAACAGCTACGGCAAAATAGAATCCCGTAAGCGTACCGGCACCTGCCTAAAGCACCAGCGCCGGGTGGTAGTAGCGCTTAAGCGTGCCCGCCATCTTGCTCTTTTGCCCTTCGTAGTAAAGTAG
- the efp gene encoding elongation factor P — translation MYGHTDLKKGVVIELENAPYQVVESSHMAMGRGGAVMRTKLKNLLNGSVLERTFRPADKIKRADISKVNMQFLYRDGDSFHFMDQVTYEQIALSKTIVSEAADYLAEDSKAIINYFNAKPIGIELPNAVYLKVTKADPGAKGDTANQALKPSRVETGLSVMVPLFINEGDVVKVDTRSGAYLERQK, via the coding sequence ATGTACGGACATACCGATTTAAAAAAAGGTGTGGTAATCGAACTCGAAAACGCGCCGTACCAGGTGGTGGAGTCGTCTCATATGGCTATGGGCCGGGGCGGCGCCGTAATGCGCACCAAGCTTAAGAACCTATTGAACGGCTCTGTGCTGGAGCGTACCTTTAGGCCGGCCGATAAGATCAAGCGAGCCGATATTTCCAAAGTTAACATGCAGTTTCTCTATAGGGATGGTGATAGTTTTCACTTTATGGATCAAGTAACATACGAGCAGATTGCTTTAAGTAAAACCATAGTGTCGGAAGCGGCCGATTATCTGGCCGAGGACTCCAAGGCGATTATTAACTACTTTAATGCAAAGCCAATTGGCATAGAGCTGCCCAACGCTGTTTACTTAAAAGTGACCAAGGCAGACCCAGGCGCCAAGGGCGATACCGCTAATCAGGCCCTAAAGCCTTCGCGCGTAGAAACCGGCCTCTCTGTTATGGTGCCGTTATTCATTAATGAGGGTGATGTGGTTAAGGTAGATACCCGCAGCGGTGCTTACCTCGAGCGACAAAAATGA